One segment of Streptomyces sp. NBC_00576 DNA contains the following:
- a CDS encoding SRPBCC family protein yields MTDTLKSVKSAGSVKDNPLTGVAHSEAADRLKAEVQEYLAAQAQRLLTGVGHRLGETTVKLNDIAAGNSPGFAKLALDGGRKLAEGKGPLRSAVEVGAGRAKDSVVGAFKNLTGGKGKRKGGAGKKPTVVIEFIDVGVPLRTAYDQWTQYQDFSTFAKGVKSANRADDTTSDWQLKVFWSNRSWKAHTTEQVPDDRISWTSEGAKGTTKGVASFHELAPNLTRVLLVVEYYPKGLFEKTGNIWRAQGRRTRLDLKNFARFITLKGETDDGWRGEIRDGEVVRSHEDALAEEEEDEGAEAEYEDDADEEAEGTEPEGDFEEEADDQKPEEPEYEDEDEEEAAYEEDEDDAAYEPEAAEEEAESGTRAGSRR; encoded by the coding sequence ATGACCGACACCCTCAAGTCCGTCAAGTCCGCCGGGTCCGTGAAGGACAACCCGCTCACCGGTGTCGCCCACAGCGAGGCGGCCGACCGGCTGAAGGCGGAGGTCCAGGAGTATCTCGCCGCCCAGGCGCAGCGCCTGCTGACGGGCGTCGGACACCGGCTCGGTGAGACGACCGTCAAACTCAACGACATCGCGGCCGGCAACAGCCCCGGCTTCGCCAAACTGGCCCTCGACGGTGGCCGCAAACTCGCCGAGGGCAAGGGCCCCCTGCGCTCCGCCGTGGAAGTCGGCGCCGGACGAGCCAAGGACAGTGTGGTCGGCGCCTTCAAGAACCTGACCGGCGGCAAGGGCAAGCGCAAGGGCGGGGCGGGAAAGAAGCCGACAGTCGTCATCGAGTTCATCGACGTCGGCGTCCCGCTGCGCACCGCCTACGACCAGTGGACCCAGTACCAGGACTTCAGCACCTTCGCGAAAGGCGTGAAGAGCGCGAACCGCGCCGACGACACGACCTCCGACTGGCAGCTCAAGGTCTTCTGGTCCAACCGCAGTTGGAAGGCCCACACCACCGAACAGGTGCCCGACGACCGGATCTCCTGGACGTCGGAGGGCGCGAAGGGCACCACGAAGGGTGTCGCCTCCTTCCACGAGCTCGCCCCGAACCTCACCCGTGTCCTGCTGGTCGTCGAGTACTACCCCAAGGGGCTGTTCGAGAAGACCGGCAACATCTGGCGCGCCCAGGGCCGCCGCACCCGGCTCGACCTCAAGAACTTCGCCCGCTTCATCACGCTCAAGGGTGAGACGGACGACGGCTGGCGCGGCGAGATCCGCGACGGCGAGGTGGTCCGCAGCCACGAGGACGCCCTCGCGGAGGAGGAGGAAGACGAAGGGGCGGAGGCAGAGTACGAGGACGACGCCGACGAAGAAGCCGAAGGGACCGAGCCGGAGGGCGACTTCGAGGAGGAGGCGGACGACCAGAAGCCCGAGGAGCCCGAGTACGAGGACGAGGATGAAGAGGAGGCAGCGTACGAGGAGGACGAGGACGACGCCGCGTACGAGCCCGAGGCCGCCGAAGAGGAAGCCGAATCCGGGACCCGGGCCGGGAGCCGTCGATGA
- a CDS encoding DNA primase, with product MNRVGLGLAVGAGYVLGRTKKLKLAFAVGTLVAGKRMQLSPRALADLVSTQLRDNPQFKEIGDQLREDLRGVGKAASGAMVERQVEALADRLHGRTAEVRDQLAGVVPDPTNLGRDDEEEETDEEAPAEKSGRSEKPAKRTAAKRTAATKKAEPRKTTASGRPSARKATARKATAKKTAAARDAGRGTRARLPKGGGER from the coding sequence ATGAACCGAGTGGGACTGGGCCTCGCGGTAGGGGCCGGATACGTCCTTGGACGTACGAAAAAACTGAAACTGGCGTTCGCCGTCGGCACTTTGGTGGCCGGCAAGCGGATGCAGCTGAGCCCGCGGGCACTCGCGGACCTGGTGTCCACGCAACTGCGCGACAACCCGCAGTTCAAGGAGATCGGCGACCAGCTGCGCGAGGACCTGCGGGGCGTCGGCAAAGCGGCGTCGGGTGCGATGGTCGAGCGGCAGGTCGAGGCACTGGCCGACCGTCTGCACGGCCGCACGGCGGAGGTACGCGACCAACTCGCGGGCGTCGTACCGGACCCGACGAACCTCGGGCGCGACGACGAGGAGGAGGAGACCGACGAGGAAGCGCCCGCCGAGAAGAGTGGGAGGAGCGAGAAGCCGGCGAAGAGGACGGCGGCGAAGAGGACGGCCGCCACGAAGAAGGCGGAGCCCCGGAAGACAACGGCATCCGGCCGTCCCTCCGCGAGGAAGGCGACCGCGAGGAAGGCGACCGCCAAGAAGACGGCCGCCGCGCGGGACGCCGGTCGCGGCACCCGGGCGCGACTGCCCAAGGGAGGCGGTGAACGATGA
- a CDS encoding gas vesicle protein GvpG yields MGLISEVLLLPFAPVRGSAWVIEQVLHEAERLYYDPVTVRTELAQLEQQLEAGEIDDEEFDRREDELLDRLETGLRTGAGTDNGTARE; encoded by the coding sequence ATGGGACTGATCTCAGAGGTGCTGCTGCTGCCGTTCGCACCGGTGCGCGGCAGCGCCTGGGTGATCGAGCAGGTGCTGCACGAGGCGGAACGGCTGTACTACGACCCCGTCACCGTGCGCACCGAACTCGCCCAGCTGGAACAGCAGTTGGAGGCGGGCGAAATCGACGACGAGGAGTTCGACCGCCGCGAGGACGAGCTCCTCGACCGGCTGGAAACCGGCCTGCGCACGGGCGCGGGCACCGACAACGGGACGGCACGAGAATGA
- a CDS encoding GvpL/GvpF family gas vesicle protein has translation MGTYVYGVTDAAHPALPSFAEELRGVGDPPRSVRVLTAGALAAIVSDAPEKLRPKRKDLLAHQHVLEEAGGAGCVLPMRFGSVAPDDDAVASVLAERAEHYQERLEALEGNIEYNVKASHEEEAVLHRVLAENPEIRALTEVNRQAGGGSYEDKVRLGEMVVAAVKAREAEDAVEVRQTLAPSAVAVSVGAESTGWLANVSFLVARDSAEVFLTATEQLRKARPYLEVRVHGPLPPYSFVEPGPAEPAGSTTGGVEAGAEQSRTWD, from the coding sequence ATCGGTACGTACGTCTACGGCGTCACCGACGCCGCCCATCCCGCACTCCCTTCTTTCGCCGAGGAGTTGCGGGGTGTCGGCGACCCGCCGCGTTCGGTGCGCGTCCTGACGGCGGGCGCGCTGGCGGCGATCGTCAGCGACGCACCCGAGAAACTGCGCCCCAAGCGTAAGGACCTGCTCGCCCACCAGCACGTACTGGAGGAGGCGGGCGGGGCCGGCTGTGTGCTGCCCATGCGGTTCGGCAGCGTGGCACCGGACGACGACGCGGTCGCCTCCGTACTGGCCGAGCGCGCCGAGCACTACCAGGAACGCCTCGAAGCCCTCGAAGGCAACATCGAGTACAACGTCAAGGCGAGCCACGAGGAAGAGGCCGTCCTGCATCGCGTGCTGGCGGAGAACCCGGAGATCCGGGCGCTCACCGAGGTCAACAGGCAGGCGGGCGGCGGAAGTTACGAGGACAAGGTGCGCCTCGGCGAGATGGTCGTGGCCGCGGTGAAGGCCCGGGAGGCCGAGGACGCCGTCGAGGTGCGGCAGACGCTGGCGCCGTCCGCGGTGGCGGTGAGTGTGGGCGCCGAGTCGACCGGCTGGCTGGCCAACGTGTCGTTCCTGGTGGCCCGCGACTCGGCGGAGGTGTTCCTCACCGCGACCGAGCAGCTCCGCAAGGCCCGTCCGTACCTCGAAGTGCGGGTCCACGGGCCGCTGCCGCCGTACAGCTTCGTCGAGCCGGGCCCGGCCGAGCCCGCGGGTTCCACGACGGGCGGTGTCGAAGCCGGGGCGGAGCAGAGCCGCACATGGGACTGA
- a CDS encoding gas vesicle structural protein GvpA encodes MTVVPAQQSSRGGGSSGLYDVLELVLDRGLVIDAFVRVSLVGIEILKIDVRVVVASVDTYLRFAEACNRLDLEAGPHRDPGLPDLVGEITESGAKGKSKGALSGAAETVSDAFRQSREEGQAEPRQQRTRKTTAARRKEEQE; translated from the coding sequence ATGACCGTTGTCCCGGCACAGCAGAGCAGCAGGGGAGGCGGCTCCAGCGGCCTCTACGACGTACTTGAACTCGTTCTCGACAGGGGGCTGGTCATCGACGCGTTCGTGCGGGTCTCCCTGGTCGGTATCGAGATCCTGAAGATCGATGTCCGGGTCGTCGTGGCCAGCGTCGACACGTACCTCCGGTTCGCCGAGGCGTGCAACCGGCTCGACCTGGAGGCCGGGCCGCACCGGGACCCCGGACTGCCCGACCTGGTCGGTGAGATCACCGAGTCCGGGGCGAAAGGCAAGTCCAAGGGGGCACTGTCCGGCGCCGCCGAGACCGTCTCCGACGCCTTCCGGCAGTCCCGTGAGGAGGGGCAGGCCGAACCCAGGCAGCAGCGCACCCGCAAGACCACGGCCGCACGCAGGAAGGAGGAGCAGGAGTGA
- a CDS encoding gas vesicle protein GvpO, which produces MTNSSQTESNEPKSTLDIMRGARDQLAELTGMTAETVSSLEQTENGWALEIEVLELSRVPDTMSLLASYQVDLNQRGELTGYRRVRRYERGRADARRSEGR; this is translated from the coding sequence ATGACGAATTCATCGCAGACCGAATCGAACGAACCCAAGTCGACCCTGGACATCATGCGCGGGGCACGCGACCAGCTCGCGGAGCTCACCGGCATGACCGCGGAGACCGTGTCGTCCCTCGAACAGACGGAGAACGGCTGGGCGTTGGAGATCGAGGTACTGGAGCTCTCCAGAGTCCCCGACACCATGAGCCTTCTCGCGAGCTATCAGGTCGACCTCAACCAGCGCGGTGAACTCACCGGCTACCGGCGGGTCCGCCGCTACGAACGAGGGCGCGCCGACGCACGCAGGTCCGAGGGCCGGTGA
- the ligD gene encoding non-homologous end-joining DNA ligase: MSDGAVRRVRAGRRTVEVHRPDKVLFPGGDDAKEYTKADLVDYYRSVAPFMLPHLRGRPLMLERHPDGIDGPRFMQKNVSDNYPEWINRVEVAKEGGTVVHPVCDDTATLVHLADQASVTLHRWLSRVGRVEYPDRMVLDLDPTVDDFTRVREAALYLRELLDTLRLPSALMTTGSRGLHIVVPLSGHHDFDEVREFARGVAEVLAAAHPDRLTTAARKKERGDRLYLDVQRNAYAQTAVAPFSVRARPGAPVAVPIGWDQLDDPELNPGRWTIADAVEQVRTDPWGGVMGRGRALGPARRRLDSLV; this comes from the coding sequence GTGAGCGACGGCGCGGTACGACGGGTGCGGGCCGGGCGGCGGACCGTCGAGGTCCACCGCCCCGACAAGGTGCTCTTCCCCGGCGGCGACGACGCCAAGGAGTACACGAAGGCCGACCTCGTCGACTACTACCGGTCCGTCGCGCCGTTCATGCTGCCCCACCTGCGCGGGCGCCCCCTGATGCTGGAACGCCACCCGGACGGGATCGACGGCCCCCGCTTCATGCAGAAGAACGTCTCCGACAACTACCCGGAGTGGATCAACCGGGTCGAGGTGGCGAAGGAGGGCGGTACGGTCGTCCACCCGGTCTGTGACGACACGGCGACCCTGGTCCACCTCGCCGACCAGGCCTCCGTCACCCTGCACCGCTGGCTCTCGCGGGTCGGCCGCGTCGAATACCCGGACCGCATGGTCCTCGATCTCGATCCGACGGTGGACGACTTCACCCGGGTGCGCGAAGCGGCCCTGTACCTGCGGGAGTTGCTCGACACGTTGCGACTGCCGTCCGCGCTGATGACCACCGGCTCGCGCGGCCTGCACATCGTCGTACCGCTGAGCGGGCACCACGACTTCGACGAGGTACGGGAGTTCGCCAGGGGCGTCGCCGAGGTGCTGGCCGCCGCGCACCCCGACCGGCTGACCACCGCCGCCCGCAAGAAGGAGCGCGGCGACAGGCTCTACCTCGACGTGCAGCGCAACGCGTACGCGCAGACCGCGGTCGCGCCGTTCTCCGTCCGGGCGAGGCCCGGGGCACCCGTGGCCGTCCCCATCGGCTGGGACCAGCTGGACGACCCGGAACTCAACCCCGGACGCTGGACGATCGCTGACGCGGTCGAGCAGGTCCGTACCGATCCGTGGGGCGGGGTGATGGGGCGCGGACGGGCGCTGGGGCCGGCGCGGCGAAGGCTGGACTCGCTGGTCTGA
- a CDS encoding transketolase — protein MKTAEPLHSTAELAELGQQLRVDSVRASATAGSGHPTSSMSAADLMAVLLGRHLRYDFDRPTHPGNDRFVLSKGHASPLLYAAYKAVGAIDDAELLTYRTLGSRLEGHPTPRRLPWVETATGSLGQGLPVGVGIALAGKRLDRTGYRVWVLCGDSELAEGSVWEAAEHASYEHLDNLVAVVDVNRLGQRGPTRHGHDLDAYARRFKAFGWHTIEIDGHDVDAVDRAYSEAESTIGQPVIILARTLKGKGVAAVEDREGLHGKPLPDPDEAIAELGGPRDLRVRPPEPPAARALHAVRAGHLELPRWDEGEEVPTRDAYGQALAALGDARADVVALDGEVSDSTRAEAFAKEYPDRFFECYIAEQQLVAAAVGLATRGWIPYASTFAAFLTRAHDFLRMAAVSGVAINLVGSHAGVAIGQDGPSQMGLEDLAMFRALYGSTVLYPCDAHQTAQLVATMAGLDGIGYLRTSRGGTPVLYGPDEKFPVGGSKVLRSAGREDRLTVVAAGVTVHEALSAADALGAQGIAVRVVDLYSVKPVDRPTLRRAAEETGCLLTVEDHREEGGIGDAVLDAFLDGRPLPRLARLAVRTMPGSASPDEQLHAAGIDAEAIMAAGRLLVEEAIVA, from the coding sequence GTGAAAACCGCCGAACCACTGCACAGCACCGCTGAACTCGCCGAACTGGGACAGCAGTTGCGTGTCGACAGCGTCCGGGCCTCGGCCACCGCGGGCTCCGGGCATCCGACCTCGTCCATGTCCGCCGCCGATCTGATGGCCGTACTCCTGGGCCGTCACCTCCGCTACGACTTCGACCGCCCGACCCACCCCGGCAACGACCGCTTCGTCCTCTCCAAAGGGCATGCCTCACCGCTGCTCTACGCCGCCTACAAGGCAGTTGGTGCCATCGATGACGCCGAACTGCTCACCTACCGCACGCTCGGCAGCAGGCTCGAAGGGCATCCGACACCCCGGCGGCTGCCGTGGGTCGAGACGGCCACCGGCTCGCTCGGCCAGGGGCTGCCCGTGGGTGTCGGGATCGCGCTGGCCGGCAAGCGGCTCGACCGCACCGGGTACCGGGTCTGGGTGCTGTGCGGCGACAGTGAGCTGGCCGAGGGGTCGGTTTGGGAAGCCGCCGAGCACGCGTCGTACGAGCATCTCGACAATCTGGTCGCCGTCGTCGACGTCAACCGGCTGGGGCAGCGCGGGCCGACCCGCCACGGGCACGATCTCGACGCCTACGCCCGCCGGTTCAAGGCCTTCGGCTGGCACACCATAGAGATCGACGGGCACGATGTCGACGCCGTCGACCGGGCCTACAGCGAGGCCGAGTCCACGATCGGGCAGCCCGTGATCATCCTCGCCCGCACCCTCAAGGGCAAGGGCGTCGCGGCTGTGGAGGACCGCGAGGGACTGCACGGCAAACCGCTCCCGGACCCGGACGAGGCGATCGCCGAACTCGGCGGCCCCCGCGATCTGCGCGTCCGCCCGCCCGAACCGCCTGCCGCCCGGGCGCTGCACGCCGTACGCGCCGGACACCTCGAACTGCCCCGCTGGGACGAGGGAGAAGAGGTCCCTACCCGGGACGCCTACGGGCAGGCGCTCGCCGCGCTCGGCGACGCCCGCGCCGACGTCGTGGCCCTCGACGGAGAGGTCAGCGACTCGACGCGCGCCGAGGCCTTCGCCAAGGAATATCCCGACCGGTTCTTCGAGTGCTACATCGCCGAACAGCAACTGGTCGCCGCCGCAGTGGGGTTGGCGACCCGCGGCTGGATACCGTACGCGTCGACGTTCGCGGCCTTCCTGACCCGCGCCCACGACTTCCTGCGGATGGCGGCGGTCAGCGGAGTCGCCATCAACCTCGTCGGCTCGCACGCGGGTGTCGCCATCGGCCAGGACGGGCCATCCCAGATGGGCCTGGAGGACCTGGCGATGTTCCGCGCGCTGTACGGCTCGACGGTGCTGTATCCGTGCGACGCCCACCAGACCGCGCAGCTCGTCGCCACGATGGCGGGCCTCGACGGCATCGGGTATCTGCGCACCTCGCGCGGCGGGACACCGGTGCTGTACGGGCCCGACGAGAAGTTCCCGGTCGGCGGAAGCAAGGTGCTGCGCTCCGCCGGGCGCGAGGACCGGCTGACCGTGGTCGCGGCCGGCGTGACCGTCCACGAGGCGCTGAGCGCCGCGGACGCGCTCGGCGCCCAGGGCATTGCGGTCCGGGTCGTCGACCTGTACTCCGTCAAGCCCGTCGACCGGCCCACCCTGCGCCGGGCCGCCGAGGAGACCGGCTGTCTGCTCACCGTCGAGGACCACCGCGAGGAGGGCGGCATCGGGGACGCGGTCCTCGACGCCTTCCTCGACGGACGGCCGCTGCCACGTCTGGCACGCCTCGCCGTTCGTACGATGCCCGGCTCGGCGAGTCCCGACGAGCAGCTGCACGCCGCGGGCATCGACGCCGAGGCGATCATGGCGGCGGGCCGGCTGCTCGTGGAGGAGGCGATCGTGGCGTGA